Proteins encoded together in one Halalkaliarchaeum sp. AArc-CO window:
- a CDS encoding magnesium transporter, whose amino-acid sequence MSDDYAGDDLTGLSDSLGELYEKFSEEDHPADQLAPKPIDHDWQIKPMVLTMVPLLAGLSVLQMVSGSVLESFEEVLLANPALLILVPVQIGTAGNLGSIMCSRLSTQLHLGTFEFAVDNPSIRSNSGAIIGLGVTVFALVGVAAWAIGRALGGTLGLVEVLTISLVSGTLLAVFVVVVSLIAVSTSYRLGYNPDDTTIPVVTNVCDITGVLILFAVITVVL is encoded by the coding sequence ATGAGCGACGACTATGCGGGCGACGACCTCACGGGGCTGAGTGACTCGCTGGGGGAACTCTACGAGAAGTTCTCCGAGGAGGACCACCCGGCCGACCAGCTCGCCCCGAAACCGATCGACCACGACTGGCAGATCAAACCGATGGTGCTGACGATGGTGCCGCTGCTCGCCGGGCTGTCCGTCCTCCAGATGGTTTCGGGCTCCGTTCTCGAATCGTTCGAGGAGGTCCTGCTCGCGAACCCGGCGCTTTTGATCCTGGTTCCCGTCCAGATCGGAACCGCCGGCAACCTCGGATCGATCATGTGTTCCCGGCTGTCGACACAGTTGCATCTGGGAACCTTCGAGTTCGCGGTCGACAACCCGTCGATCCGGTCGAACTCAGGAGCGATCATCGGGCTGGGGGTCACCGTTTTCGCGCTTGTCGGCGTCGCCGCCTGGGCGATCGGTCGCGCTCTCGGAGGGACGCTCGGGCTCGTGGAGGTGCTCACGATCTCTCTGGTCAGCGGAACGCTCCTTGCCGTCTTCGTCGTCGTCGTGAGCCTGATCGCCGTCTCGACGTCCTATCGACTGGGGTACAACCCCGACGACACGACGATCCCGGTCGTGACGAACGTCTGTGACATCACGGGGGTTCTGATCCTCTTTGCGGTCATTACGGTCGTCCTTTGA
- a CDS encoding magnesium transporter encodes MYERASAVDVYRQALPVIVVSLVAGLFAGTILGSEPMRAGIESVPGILVLLPAFLATRGGVYGSLGARLSSGLHQGVIEPRFTFDRRLSNAVVASFINGMVVSVFIAVVAFLVLWIAGGGGNLLQLVGIMIVAGFLSAVLMLSTLVTVVFVGYRRGLDPDNIVGPLVTTLGDVFGVVFLLVAIYLVGLFL; translated from the coding sequence ATGTACGAACGAGCGTCCGCCGTGGACGTGTACCGGCAAGCGCTTCCAGTGATCGTCGTCAGCCTCGTTGCCGGACTGTTCGCAGGGACGATACTCGGGAGCGAACCGATGCGCGCCGGAATCGAAAGCGTCCCCGGGATCCTCGTTTTGCTCCCTGCGTTTCTGGCGACCCGGGGCGGCGTCTACGGCTCGCTGGGCGCACGACTCTCCAGCGGTCTCCATCAGGGGGTCATCGAACCACGGTTTACCTTCGACCGGCGTCTCTCGAACGCCGTCGTCGCTTCCTTTATCAACGGGATGGTCGTCTCCGTGTTCATCGCGGTCGTGGCGTTTCTCGTCCTCTGGATCGCCGGCGGGGGTGGAAACTTGTTGCAGCTGGTCGGAATCATGATCGTCGCGGGCTTTCTGTCCGCGGTTCTCATGCTGTCTACGCTCGTTACGGTCGTCTTCGTCGGCTACCGGCGAGGCCTCGATCCTGACAACATCGTGGGACCGCTGGTCACGACGCTCGGCGACGTGTTCGGCGTCGTCTTCCTTTTGGTCGCCATCTATCTCGTGGGGCTGTTCCTATGA
- the aspS gene encoding aspartate--tRNA(Asn) ligase: MQDRTYAADAEPGSRATVAGWVHEIRDLGGIAFLILRDTTGRIQVKFEKDEMDDELVETGLSVSRESVVAVTGGVEEESRAPTGVEVVPDSIEVIAPADTDLPLDPSGKVDAELSTRLDNRTLDLRKPDVKAIFEVRAEILRAAREELRSVGCTEINTPKIVATGTEGGTELFPITYFGEEAFMNQSPQLFKQLMVGSGLERVFEIGPIFRAEEHNTPRHLNEATSIDFEGAFCDHSDAMDVCESVVTGVYESVAENCTEQLEALGIADEFSVPDGEFPRLTYEEAIERINATGALDEQLVWGDDLPTEGEHALGEEVGGHYFITDWPSEIKPFYIKDYDDDETVSTGFDLMHPRMELVSGGQREHRHDRLIEGFQQQGLDPEEFEYYTKMFKYGMPPHAGWGLGGERLVMTLLDLDNIREAVIFPRDRQRLSP, encoded by the coding sequence ACGACCGGCCGAATCCAGGTGAAGTTCGAGAAAGACGAGATGGACGACGAGCTCGTCGAGACGGGGCTGTCCGTCTCCCGGGAGTCGGTCGTCGCGGTCACCGGCGGCGTCGAGGAGGAGTCCCGGGCGCCGACCGGCGTGGAGGTCGTCCCCGACTCGATCGAGGTGATCGCACCCGCGGACACCGACCTCCCGCTGGACCCGTCGGGCAAGGTCGACGCCGAACTCTCGACCCGGCTGGACAACCGGACGCTGGACCTTCGCAAACCCGACGTGAAGGCGATCTTCGAGGTGCGCGCGGAGATCCTCCGGGCCGCCCGCGAGGAGCTGCGCTCGGTCGGCTGTACCGAGATCAACACACCGAAGATCGTCGCCACCGGCACCGAGGGCGGCACGGAGCTGTTCCCGATCACCTACTTCGGCGAGGAGGCGTTTATGAACCAGTCGCCCCAGCTGTTCAAGCAGTTGATGGTCGGCTCCGGGCTCGAGCGCGTCTTCGAGATCGGTCCGATCTTCCGGGCCGAAGAGCACAACACGCCACGGCACCTCAACGAGGCGACTTCGATCGACTTCGAGGGCGCCTTCTGTGACCACTCGGACGCGATGGACGTCTGCGAGTCGGTCGTTACGGGCGTCTACGAGTCGGTCGCGGAGAACTGCACCGAGCAGCTGGAGGCGCTCGGGATCGCCGACGAGTTCTCGGTTCCAGACGGGGAGTTCCCCCGGCTGACCTACGAGGAGGCGATCGAGCGGATCAACGCCACCGGCGCGCTCGACGAGCAACTCGTGTGGGGCGACGACCTGCCGACGGAAGGCGAGCACGCGCTCGGCGAGGAGGTCGGCGGCCACTACTTCATCACGGACTGGCCCTCCGAGATCAAGCCGTTCTACATCAAAGACTACGACGACGACGAGACCGTCTCGACGGGCTTCGACCTGATGCACCCGCGGATGGAGCTCGTCTCGGGCGGGCAGCGCGAACACCGCCACGACCGTCTCATCGAAGGGTTCCAGCAGCAGGGGCTCGACCCCGAGGAGTTCGAATACTACACGAAGATGTTCAAGTATGGGATGCCCCCGCACGCCGGCTGGGGACTGGGCGGCGAGCGTCTGGTGATGACCCTCCTGGATCTGGACAACATCCGCGAGGCCGTCATCTTCCCGCGCGACCGACAGCGCCTCTCGCCGTGA
- a CDS encoding pantoate kinase, giving the protein MTRPTASTAFAPGHVTAFFSIHRGESPSASGSRGAGLALSEGVTATVRPAADKNERKTQIRLNGTRVTIEAVEHVLAELGVTARVRLETPLPPGAGFGVSGAAALATALSANHEFGCGRTENELVGIAHAADVEAGTGLGDVVAQARGGIPIRVEPGAPGYGSLDGIPDCRRVEYVTFGELSTPDVLSGETEALSAAGECALTGLLDDPTVETLLAEGRRFTREIGVAAPEVAEAIDAVDDAGGEASMAMLGRSVFALGTGLTDAGYDPTICRTHSAGATLEPE; this is encoded by the coding sequence ATGACGAGACCGACGGCCTCGACGGCGTTCGCCCCGGGACACGTTACTGCGTTTTTTAGCATTCACCGGGGCGAATCACCGTCTGCGTCCGGCTCGCGGGGCGCGGGCCTTGCACTTTCCGAAGGGGTCACCGCGACCGTGCGCCCGGCAGCGGATAAAAACGAGAGGAAAACTCAGATCCGCCTGAACGGAACGCGGGTGACGATCGAGGCGGTCGAACACGTCCTCGCGGAGCTCGGCGTCACGGCCCGAGTTCGACTCGAGACGCCGCTGCCGCCGGGGGCCGGCTTCGGCGTTTCGGGCGCCGCGGCGCTCGCGACGGCGCTTTCGGCGAACCACGAGTTCGGCTGCGGGCGGACCGAAAACGAGCTCGTCGGAATCGCCCACGCCGCCGACGTCGAAGCGGGGACCGGCCTGGGGGACGTGGTCGCACAGGCTCGCGGCGGGATTCCGATCCGGGTGGAGCCCGGCGCTCCCGGCTACGGCAGCCTCGACGGGATCCCGGACTGCCGACGCGTCGAGTACGTCACCTTCGGCGAGCTGTCGACGCCGGACGTGCTCTCGGGGGAGACGGAGGCGCTGTCTGCGGCCGGCGAGTGCGCACTCACTGGGCTGTTGGACGATCCAACCGTCGAGACACTGCTGGCGGAGGGGCGCCGCTTCACTCGCGAGATCGGCGTCGCGGCCCCCGAGGTCGCGGAGGCGATCGACGCGGTCGACGACGCCGGGGGGGAGGCGTCGATGGCGATGCTGGGTCGGAGCGTCTTCGCGCTCGGGACGGGGTTGACCGACGCCGGCTACGATCCGACGATCTGTCGGACGCATTCGGCGGGCGCGACACTCGAGCCCGAGTAG
- a CDS encoding 4-phosphopantoate--beta-alanine ligase, with amino-acid sequence MTDVEIPEDHPRYESLVTRHRIEGGVERGITSRQGLIAQGRGEAFDYLLGERTIESADLAARAAAAHLLLADRPVLSVNGNVAALVPGEIVELADVVDADLEVNLFNRTAERMQAIADYLREHGATEVKGLAADARIPGLAHERAKVDADGIAAADVVLVPLEDGDRAAALSDLSKTEIVIDLNPGSRSARVADVPIVDNVLRAVPNVTRHARALRDRPREELEAIVREFDPEDALEAAERTIRTGSFADDGA; translated from the coding sequence GTGACAGACGTAGAAATCCCCGAGGACCACCCCAGATACGAGTCGCTCGTGACCCGTCACCGGATCGAGGGGGGCGTCGAGCGGGGGATCACGAGTCGCCAGGGGCTCATCGCCCAGGGCCGCGGCGAGGCGTTCGACTACCTGCTTGGCGAACGCACGATCGAGAGTGCCGATCTGGCCGCCCGGGCGGCCGCCGCCCACCTGCTTCTCGCCGACCGGCCGGTGCTTTCGGTCAACGGAAACGTCGCAGCCCTGGTCCCCGGCGAAATCGTCGAACTCGCCGACGTCGTCGACGCCGACCTCGAGGTGAACCTGTTCAACCGGACGGCCGAGCGCATGCAGGCGATCGCCGACTACCTCCGGGAACACGGTGCGACGGAGGTGAAGGGCCTCGCGGCGGACGCTCGGATTCCGGGACTTGCACACGAACGGGCGAAAGTCGACGCCGACGGCATCGCCGCCGCCGACGTCGTCCTCGTCCCGCTGGAGGACGGCGACCGGGCCGCCGCGCTTTCGGACCTGAGCAAAACGGAGATCGTGATCGACCTGAACCCCGGCTCCCGATCCGCCCGGGTCGCCGACGTTCCGATCGTCGACAACGTCCTCCGGGCGGTGCCGAATGTGACCCGGCACGCGCGGGCGTTGCGGGACCGACCGCGGGAGGAACTCGAGGCGATCGTCCGGGAGTTCGACCCCGAAGACGCGCTCGAGGCGGCCGAACGGACGATCAGAACCGGATCGTTCGCCGACGACGGGGCGTAG